A stretch of DNA from Pan troglodytes isolate AG18354 chromosome 21, NHGRI_mPanTro3-v2.0_pri, whole genome shotgun sequence:
GTCCAGGTGGGGTGTGGGGCTGGAGCCCTTTTTCTTGGTCATTTAACCCTACACCCCGGTGCCAGCACCTTCCTTTTTGGTGGTAAGGGGCAGAGCCACCTACTCGCTGGGTTAAGCAAGTTGGttgcctctctgggcttcagtttctccatccaAAAAATGGGGCTGTTGAGAGGACCTGAGGTTGAGTTGACTGGTGCGTAGCACAGAGCCTGGAGCCTCCCTTGCTCCCTTTAGCGCGTGCCTTGCCCTGTCTTTTCTGCTCAGGTTGCCCAGGTCTTTTTTCTCTAGcaccttttttcctctcttagtCTCAGCTGGGCCTGGTTCTCccggggcaggagggagggggtGTGGGTGGGGCCTGAGGCCCCGCAGCTGCTGCCTTGTGCCTGCTGATTGGCTCCTTGTGGAGGGGCGTGGTCTCTACCTTATAATAGGGAAGGCGTCTTATCCTCTCAGCGGTGGCTGAGCCTCTTTGTCTGAGCGCgctcggcttttttttttttttttttcctctccttcactGCAGCAGTTGCCGGTGTCCAGCTGCCTACTTTCTGCCCGGATCTCTGGCTCCTCATTTCTCCGGTCTCCTCAGACTAAAGCCCTCGGGATATGCAGCAACCATGCCTGTGGACACGCTGAGCCCCGGAGCCCCGTCCGCCCCCGCCCTACCTTGCCGCCTGCGGACCAAGGTCCCTGGCTACCTGCTACGGAGGCCGGCAGATGGTGGAGTCCGGAAACCGAGCGCCGTGGAGCGCCTGGAGGCCGACAAGGCCAAGTACGTCAAGAGCCTGCATGTGGCCAACACCCGCCAGGAACCTGTGCAGCCCCTGCTGTCCAAACAGCCACTCTTTAGCCCTGAGACTCGCCGCACAGTGCTCACGCCCAGCCGCCGAGCCCTGCCTGGCCCCTGCCGACGGCCCCAGCTGGACCTGGACATCCTCAGCAGCCTCATCAACTTGTGTGATAGTCCCGTGTCCCCTGCCGAGGCCAGCCGCACTCCTGGACGGGCAGAGGGAGCCGGCCGTCCTCCCCCAGCCACCCCTCCACGACCGCCGCCCAGTACCTCTGCGGTCCGCCGAGTGGACGTCCGCCCCCTGCCCGCCTCGCCTGCCCGGCCCTGCCCATCACCCGGCCCTGCCGCCGCCTCCAGCCCAGCCCGGCCGCCGGGTTTGCAACGCTCTAAGTCGGACTTGAGCGAGCGCTTTTCTAGGGCAGCCGCTGATCTTGAGCGCTTTTTTAACTTCTGCGGCCTGGACCCGGAGGAGGCGAGAGGGTTGGGTGTGGCCCACCTGGCACGGGCCAGCTCGGATATCGTGTCCCTGGCAGGGCCCAGTGCCGGGCCGGGCAGCTCTGAAGGGGGCTGCTCCCGCCGCAGCTCGGTTACTGTTGAGGAGCGGGCCCGGGAGCGCGTTCCCTATGGCGTGTCGGTGGTGGAGCGCAATGCCCGCGTGATCAAGTGGCTGTATGGGTTAAGGCAGGCACGGGAGAGCCCAGCAGCTGAAGGCTAGGCACCACTGGGCCTGGAATTCGCCACAGGACAGATCTTACAGAGGCAAGTGGTCCCTGGACCTCTCTTGCATCCATTCTCTAGACGGCCATGTCAGAGGCTCCACCCTGTTGTGAACTTGGTATGGAGGCAAAGGCTTAGAGGCTGGACCAGCGTTCTTGGGCAAGGACTGACTCTCGAAGGGTTTTGTTCTTGACTTTGGACACCTGAgaaccccctcctcccctcccccaatacAAGGTTTTTGACATGAGTGTACTCCTGCTTAGTTCCTCTTGTGGGGCTGCATTTGCGGTGCTTTGCCCTCCCCACTGTGAGTGAGGGGCCGAGGGATCTCCTCAATCCTGTCTCCCCAGCGGCTctgtttcctccttccttccttggcctctgTCCTTTGCTGACTTCCTCTTCCTTACCCAGCAGAACTCACCCTGGGGtcggggcagtggggaggggccTATCCACTGCTCTTCCTAGTCCTTGGCAGCTGGCCTAGGTGGGCAGACTATAGGAGGGACTGGTTAGGAGTCTGCATTGCTTTGACTTCCCTCTCCTTGGTTAATAAACACAAATGCTTGTTTCTCAAGGGCTGGGCCTTCAGACTCTTCTGTGCCACAAGAGAAAGGGTGAGAGAAGTCTTGGGGTGGGGCCATGAAAACAGTAATTGTTCACCCCGAGGTCTAGTGGTGGGGCATGATGATAGCGGCTGGCCTGGCTGGAGACATGTCCCCGTGGTGGGTTCTCATAACTCTCCTGGAAGGCTAGCAGGCCTGCCTCATcgaggaggaaactgagatccAGCCATGAGTGAGCTGGAATAGAGCTGGGAGTAAGAATGGGGTCTTTCCCCTGCACCAGAAAGGGAGCCTGCAGGGGAAAGGCCGATGGGGTGCATAGACTCTCCCCAACCAGGAGTGTTCCATCCAAGCCCTGCCCAGTTCCCAAGGGGGCAGGAAGCTCGGAGAGGGCAAATCTGAACTTGAGGTCACACAGACCATAGAGTGAGGATGAGAAGTGGGAGTTTTGAAGGAAGAGAGACTTGAGGTGGACGGCACAAAATGAGTGGCCTCCCTGGTGATCTTGGACAAGCCAGtttccctctgggcctcagtgggAGAGTTACGCAGCACAGTCCTCCTTGGGTTGGGGCACTGGTGCATTCTGGGCCCTTCATGCTATATTCCAATacctggggagaggggaaggaaggggctgGCACTGGGCTTCGAGGCCTCAGCTTCTTCCAGTCTCCCTCCAGGTCAGTTACCTACTAGGACACCCCACCTTGGCTAGTGGAGCAGCTAGGGCTAGGGCTGGGCCTACAAAGGGCGAAAGCGGGGGTGGCCTCTCTGGTGCCCCACGGTGGGCGTGGAGAGGGGGTGGGTGGCGCTTCCTTTCACAGGCTGCCTTGGCTGCAGCACTCAGAAACAGGAAGCTCTAATGGGGGCCCTGGTGACAGGTTTGATGTAGGTTTTATTTTAAGCATAAAGAGGAGATTTCCGTTGGACTGTTGACAAACATCCAGATCAGCCCAGCTGtccatctctctgtctgtctgcctgtctacAACTAGCCCCCAGGGGCCTGGGATGGGCCTGGGCAGTTtggggaaagaagggaaaattgGGTTCTAGAAGAAGATGGTGTTCCAGCTCATGAGACTGGAGCTCATGATACTGGTGGGGAGACAAGCATGAGGAGGGTGGTGACCTACCCACAACCCCCCATGGTGCCCAGCAGTTTTGACAATGCAGGAGCTGGGCctccagggtccccatgctgaaGGAGTGATGGTGTCAGGAGAGAGAATCCAGGCAGGATCTGCAGACGTGGTGCCCTTTGAGGTGTCAAAGACTAGATTTCCTAGGCAACCCTGCTAGAATTCAGGGCTAGTCATTGCCCCTTGCTGTGACCTGGCAGCCTCCGAGTAACCCAAGAAGGTGGATGGGCTGGCTGCATTTTACATGTGAAGAAATTGAGGTTCAGGTCACAGGACTGGTGGGTGACACCTTGTTTCTGAAGGAGGGTACAGTGCTTGAATCCTCAAGGTAGCCTTTTGAGGACCAGATATATTGTCAGAGCAGGAGGTTGAGCTCAGGGAAGGATAGCGACTTGTAGACTGTCACATAGCAGGTCTGCAGGACAGCCTGGGGTCACACTCTTGCCTGCCAGACACATCGCAGTCTGGATtcctggttctcccagcatgtaCCCTACCACTCTTCCTCATCTTGGCACCCTTTTCTTCTGGTCACTTtattactgagcatctactgggTGCCCAGCAGTGGATAAGACAGACATGGCCCCTGTCCTAGTCTGGAGAAGAGAATGGGCAACTAAACATTCAGCACATAAATAATCATAGAATGTAAAGCAGGTTTACTTAGGGACTTCTGCCCTAAAACCAGAGCTGTTCCGAGGAGCTGGACCAGGGGATAGCTGAAAAGAGAATGCCTTTCCATAAATCCACTGGGAGGGTCTGTTGGGGAGAGAGCAGGGAGGGATTCTTGGAAGTGGGGAAGGTGCCAGATTGAGTCTTCTCCAATGGCTATGGCTTGGTCTTGGGAGGGCTCCCCCTGTTCCAGGATTCTGGAGCCTCCCGCCTTCCCTGCAGGCCTCTGTGGAGGGAGCAGGGCGGGGGGCTTTTgcactcctccctcccccaaccctgcaGCCTTGGGGATCTGTGGAAACAGCCCCTCTATTGTTCTGCCTCCAGTTGGAGTGTGAGCCCTCGGAGGGCCTGCAGCTGCTGCCCTGTCTCCTGGGGCTGCCCAGCCCTCCGAAGCAGCTcccccaggccagcctggccccaGCTGCCTAGCCCCTAATTAGGCAGAGATGAGATCTGCTCTCTGATCCGTTTCCCACCAGCTAATTATATACACGTGGATTTGGGAACCAGGCAACCTGGCTGCTCACTTCTATCATGAAGGTGGATGGGCCCTGGGAAAGGCAGCCCCCTCCCCCACAGACCTCAGTTTACCCTTTTGGCAGAGGATGGAGTGTAGCTGCAGAGGCCTGTTCCCTGTCCTTGGTTAAATAGTTCTGTTCCTGCTACCGAAACATTTAAggagacccccccacccccatcttacCTGATATCCTGTGTACAGGGGACCAGGAAAGGGTTGAGGAATTTGGCTATAGGTCCTTGACTCTAGGACCCCAGGGTAGGGTCATAGGATATAGGTGAGAGCGTGGCTGCAGCTGGCTGCCAATTAGATGTGCATATAGGAGGGCTTACAGTTGTGCTGGTCCATCCAGGCTGGTCCATCTGGGTGGGCTGAACacccggccgggtgcggtggctcacgtctgtaatcccagcactttgggaggccaaggcaggcggatcacttgaaaccaggagtttgagaccagcctggacaacgtggtgaaatcccgtctctactaaaaatacaaaaattagctaggcatagtggcggacacctataatcccagctacttgggaggctgaggcatgagattcgcttgaaccctggaggtggaggttgcagtgagccaagatcgcaccactgccctccagcctgggtgacaaagcaagactccctctcaaaaaaaaaaaaaaaaggagtgaacaCCCCATCCAggttttttaaaaggtaatattggttgatgggtacagcaaaccaccatggcacatacatatctatgtaacaaacctgcacattctgcacatgtatctcagaacttaaagtagaataaaaataaaataaaaggtaatattGTTTTTCAGATAATTCACTCATATATTTCTTCCAACATTTTATtaggaaaaatttcaaacatagagTTGAAAGAATTATACAGTGAACATTCATATACCCACCTACTAATGCACACTTGTTAATATTTCACTATATTTGCTCTATCAGGAATCTACCCATCTCTCCATCCATTAatacaacttatttttttaatacaacttattttttaataaagcttTTCAAAGTAAGTTGCAAATATCAGTACACTTCCCTTAAAGTCACTTTAGTGTGCATGCCATTAGCTAGAATTCAATATTTGTTTGTCCTGTTCCTCCCTAGGTAACATTTACATGGAatgaaatgcacagatcttaaagGTGCCATTTGCTGAATTTAGACAAATGCATACTGTACCCCAAACCCCTATCAGGGTATCAAGCATTATCACCTCAGAAAGTTTCCTTGCATCACTCTCCTGCCGAGTCCTGCCTGCCCACCATGGACATATTTTTCTATCCATATATATCAGTAATAACAAGCAGCATCCCTTGTCCTTTCCTCTACATCAGCCTCGCTCCCCAAAAGCAACCACTTACAACTTCTTAAACTATTTCTTCTGGTACTTTcctccatatttttaaataacttgcttTTCCTGCTGTTTTCTTGATCAATTttaggcatacacacacacacacacacacacagacacagacacacatatatatatacatacatatatatatatatatatatttatttattttttgagacagaatcttgctctgttgccccggctggagtgcagtggtgtgatcttggctaactgtaacccctgcctcccaggttcaagcgattctcctgcctcagccacctaagtagctgggactacaggtgtgtgccaccacgcctggctgatttttgtattttttgtagagatggggtttcaccatgttgaccaggctggtcttgaattcctgacctcaagtgatccacccaccttggcttcccacagtgctgggattacaggcgtgagccagtgtgtcTGACCAATTTTAGGCACATATTGACTGACTTTCTGGTCTGATGTTTTCATAGTGTGGCCTCCACTGCCTGGCTGCCTGGCTTTGGATCCCAGCCCTTCCTCTTTctggctgtatgaccttgggcagtaaCTTAAcctccttgggcctcagttttctcatttgtaaaatgagggtgaTAATAATAGTGCTGAGGTTATTGGGTTGTTATATGGATTCAAGATGTAAAAGGCTGAGAATAATGAACATCACCCAGTGAGCAGTCAAACTTTTTCTTCTCATAATCATTATTATCAGGAAAGATTTAGCTTTTGGTTCCCCCCTTTCAATTGGCATTTATCACAATTTTTTGTGAAGTGGATTTTAGTGTTATTCATATTATGACTATATAAATACTGTTTCCTTTCAAGCCAAGTCATATATTTTGGTTACATTTCCTTTCTTGTACAACTCTTTGTTCTTCCTGGAGTTACTACTcgctttgctttttttcatttgctgTTTCCTCTTAACCCATCCttaattcttttaattatttgacACCCTCAGTCTCCCCATAGTTAACATTACACATCCTGAAGCTCTTCAAGTGCTTTTAAAGAAGCATCcccatccatttaaaaaaaattggagccaattttaaaaatagaatctcaAATacaatctgtaaaataaagatttgtGAGCATCCACTGTGTGCCAGGAGCTGTGCTAGGCAGAGTGGGAAGGTAGCCAAATAGGGGATATCCCTGCCCATGTGGGTTTCCAAGAGGGATGAAAACTGAAGCTCCACACCCCCAGCCTCTGCATTTACCGGGGAACACCTCAGCACCTCTAGGAATCTCAGGACCTCAGGGAGCCCAGAtttacttatttgtaaaatgaggatcatTTTGTCATTCTGCAATCACTCCTTAATatgttgtctggggctgtgttgTGGCTGCTGGGTATAGAGCAATGATCTCCCCATCCCTTGAGGGGCTCACAAGAGCTGTGGGATAGAGCGGAGGCTGTGGATTGCAGCGGAGCAAGGGGAGCTGGGGAGCGGGTTTCCCAGAGGAAGTACCATAGGACGACGAGGGTCTTGGTGGGTAAGGGTAGTAAACGGCTGTTATGTTCCAAGGGCTGTGCAAAGAACTTCCATGTGTTGTCCCATCAAATCCTCCCAAAGACCCATTGAAAGGGGTCATATTTTTATCACAATTTcatagatggggaaactaaggccaGGAGAGTCCAaggccagggtcacacagctaataagcgGCAGAGGCAGTATTTGAACCCATGCAGTTGGGTTCTTAACCACACACTGCACTGTCTCTCACATCCAGATGCCCAGCTCCTGTCCCCACCTCATCCTGTATCTGCCTGGTCCTCTCCTGTCTACCCACTGGTGCTAACCTCTGGCTCATTCCATGCCCTTCGCTTTATTCATCCGTTCATTCAACACAAATCTACTGGGTGCCTTTTCCACGCCCAAACCTGGGCTGGGCAGTGCCAGGGACATAGAGCTTGGGCAGTATTGACTCACCCATTCCCAGATAGGCATTGACATTGACATGCAAGTGGCCAGGAAAGTTGTATAAATAAAGGGGTGTTTGGGGTTGAGTGatggctgtgtgtatgtgtgtgtgtgtgtggcctgcAAGGGGTGTGTGTCAGTGTGGCAGCAACAGACTTTCTGTGGAGGCCATTTATGAAGGCATATCTGTGTACTCTTGAGAGTGTGTTGTCTGCAGAGGGTGTGTCCACCAGGTATGTGGATCAGTGAGGctctgctgcataacaaaccactctAAGCCCAGAAGCCTAAAACCACTTATTAGCCTGTGTGAAGTGGCAGTCTGGCCTGGGCTTAGCTGGGCAGTTCTGGTTTTACCTGGGTTCACTTGCCTTGCTGCAGTCAGCTGAGGGTGGGGGCTCTGGGAGGGCTTCACTCACACGCTTAGCAGTTGGCAGGCTGTTTGCTGGGGTGCCTCCATTTGCTTTGATGAGGCTGGCTTGGGCTCATTCTTATGGTGACCTCAGGGTTCCACATTCAGCAAGAGAAGGTAAGCTCCAACGCACAGTGCATTTTGAGCCTCTACTTCTGTCAAGATTATAAATGTCCTAATAGCCCAAGTGACATGTCAAGTCAGATTGAAAGGATGGAGAaatagactctctctctctctctcggttttgtttttgttctttgaaaacaagCCCGGCTTGCCtgactccatcgcccaggctggagttcagtggcgcgatcttggctcagtgcaacctccgcctcctggttcaagcaattctcctgcctcagcctcctgagtagttgggactacaggtgcgtgtcaccacgcccagctaatttttgtatttttagtagagacggggtttcaccatattggccagactggtctcgatctcttgacctcgtgatctgcccgccttggcctcccaaagtgctgggattataggcgtgaggcacggCGCCTGGCTTAGAATCCATCTCTTAGTCACATTACACAGGGCATGAGTACAGATATGGAGGAATTATTGTAGCTGATTTTCAAACAACTTACCTGTGTGTGCAGGTAAAGAACTAGGGACAGTTCTCAGTTTTggagataaaaaaaaatctgggctgCAGTCCTGGCTCTTCCGCCCTTGCTGTCTGACCTTAGTCAAGTTGCCTCATTCTCTGAGCTTCTGTAAATTGGATAAAATTGAATGAAACGAGATGATCTTTATAAAGTGTTTGTGCTACTCATTTGTTTACAAACGcagcacatatttattgaggCCTCCTATGTACCAACTACTGATCCCACCCCGAGATATTGCAGTGAACAAAATGGACCAAAACACCTGCTCTTGTGAAGCTCACAGCCTAGGTTGTGGACAGACGTTAATTGATCATCCTAATAATTTTATGACCATTGAGAGTAGATTCCGGAAGGAGAGATTGCTGACCTGGCGGGTTGATCTGAGAAGCCAAAGATATTTAAGCTGAGATGTGAAGGGTAGGTAGGAGACAACGAGGAGAAGAAAGATAGGAGTGGAAAATGATTCTAGATGGAGGGCATGTGCGAAGGCCCTGTGGTGGGAGGAGTAGATTCCAGGAACACAGAGAAGGTGGGTGGGGCTGGGCCTGAAGCACCAGGGCCAGATGGTGTGGGGCTGCTGGAGCCTTTGAACAATGTGAGGGTCTGTCTTGCCAGGCAGCctgaaataaaactgaaaggCCTAACTGCTCCACAAGGCCCTCATGATCTGGGACCTTGTTACTCCTCCAGTCTCCCCTTTACCTACTCTGCTGCAGCCATGCTGCCTCCTTCCTGTTCCAGGAACACCCTGGACACattcctacctcagggcctttgcacttgccatTGCCTTTACTAGTATCGATCCTACCCAGATATTCTGATGACTCATTCTGTCACTTCATTTCCATCTCTGCCTCTTCAAAGGGGCCTTCCCTACCAACCCACCACAACCCCCCTGCCCCTCCAGCTAAGCAGTCAGCATCCAGCAGTCTCTACTTCCCTGGCCTGGTTTATTTCTCTTCCTAGCACATATCACCTCCTGGCTTATATTAACCAGAGGCCACATTGTCTGTTTCTCTTCTGGATCTCTCACTAGAGTGCAGCTCAgcaggcagggacttggcctTGCTCTAGGCTGTGTCCTCAGCCTCAGGGGAAGAGTAGGCATTCCATAAACATTTGTGAATAAAGAAATGAGtgaaaatgagtgagtgaatgctGGAAAGAACTAGCTCCTGGAAATTAGGAGGTCTGGGTTCAAGTTCTAGCTGGGCGATCCTTTCTGTTCCTTGGTTTCTCCAGTTGAGCTGTGAGGCATTTGTGGTCTCTAGGGAGGTTCTAGGACAGAAAAGGAGTACTCCAGGCTGTGGAGGGGGCCTATGTAGGAAGAAGGGAGCTGGGGCCTTCTCTTTGGCCTTCTGGCGTTTGAAAATAGCCTAGCTCAGCCCCTAGCTTGGGCCCCTACCCTCCCTGGGGTGCCAAGCTGGAGCCAGGGGGCTTTGTCTGGAGCCTGCCAGCCTGGTGCTGGGCTGGGATCAAGGCCACCTGACAGCTGGGCCAGGCAGTCCTGGAAGGTTCTTAAGGGCAAACAGGACCTGCTGGATGTCCCAGACTTCCCTCCCCACCTATTGTCCCTCCTCCCTCAGTGTCCACCGGCAGGATAAATCCCTTAATCCTCTACAGGCCTGCAGCTCTTGCAGCTTGCAAAtctttttcttggtttgtttCTAATTTCACCCCTGCTCAGTAGCTACTTTACTggtggggacactgaggctcagagatgacAACTGCCTCACTGAGGTTACATTGCAGTTATGATTCAGGCCCAAGTCTTGCCCAGCCCTGTCCTGTCActgcgtgcacgtgtgtgtgtgtgtgtgtgtgtgtgtgtgtgtgtgtggtctcaCTATCAAACAGTGCCCTCCCTTAACCACCAGTGCCCCGGGTCTCTGATAAGATGTGATGACTATGAGCACCTGGAGCCAggtggcctgggttcaaatcccacc
This window harbors:
- the LOC134806946 gene encoding protein FAM110A isoform X1; its protein translation is MGALACQSHGDSARQVCGGRVSAPGRTSLGGPGAGRTQFLSQASCRRPGLGFWPLPGFPYPFRVIPGPAGSLARGRRKLRKLRLPEPQVGRAGGAQASGAGAAGSCRCPAAYFLPGSLAPHFSGLLRLKPSGYAATMPVDTLSPGAPSAPALPCRLRTKVPGYLLRRPADGGVRKPSAVERLEADKAKYVKSLHVANTRQEPVQPLLSKQPLFSPETRRTVLTPSRRALPGPCRRPQLDLDILSSLINLCDSPVSPAEASRTPGRAEGAGRPPPATPPRPPPSTSAVRRVDVRPLPASPARPCPSPGPAAASSPARPPGLQRSKSDLSERFSRAAADLERFFNFCGLDPEEARGLGVAHLARASSDIVSLAGPSAGPGSSEGGCSRRSSVTVEERARERVPYGVSVVERNARVIKWLYGLRQARESPAAEG
- the LOC134806946 gene encoding protein FAM110A isoform X2: MPVDTLSPGAPSAPALPCRLRTKVPGYLLRRPADGGVRKPSAVERLEADKAKYVKSLHVANTRQEPVQPLLSKQPLFSPETRRTVLTPSRRALPGPCRRPQLDLDILSSLINLCDSPVSPAEASRTPGRAEGAGRPPPATPPRPPPSTSAVRRVDVRPLPASPARPCPSPGPAAASSPARPPGLQRSKSDLSERFSRAAADLERFFNFCGLDPEEARGLGVAHLARASSDIVSLAGPSAGPGSSEGGCSRRSSVTVEERARERVPYGVSVVERNARVIKWLYGLRQARESPAAEG